Sequence from the Miscanthus floridulus cultivar M001 chromosome 16, ASM1932011v1, whole genome shotgun sequence genome:
GACCATTAATGTTAAGTTTCTCATTACTCTAGACAGTAATTTTATGAAGGTCGAGGCGCTTCCCAGCATCTTCCCTTCCCAAACGAGAAAAACAAGAGACAAGAGAGTGCGAGCCCACCACCTCTCCTTCTCTCTCCTGTTTCTCTCTCTACGCTCCTCGTCGCGTGCCCACGTCTCCCACGCCTGCCTCTGCCGTCTCCCTCCCCCTCCAGATCCggtccgccccgccgccgccgatgtCCGAAGATCCCGCGGGATCCCGCCGCTGGCGGTGCGACCTCGGCGGCGACGAGCGCTGGCTCTCGGGGGCCGCCGGCGACGACCACTTCGACCGCCTCCCCGACGCgctcctcctcgtcatcttcaacCGCATCGGCGACGTCAAGGCGCTCGGCCGCTGCTCCCTCGTCTCCCGCCGCTTCCACGAGCTCGTGCCCCTCGTCGACTCCGTCCTCGTCCGCGTCGACTGCGTCATCCCGGACGAgcccccctcctcctcgtcctccccgTCGGCGCCATCCTCTCCTACGGCGTCCGTGCGCGCCCGCGGGGTCTTCTCACAGATCGCGCGCATCGTGCTCGGCGGCATCGTGAAGCCCATCCAGGCGCTCGGTCAGATCCTCTCCCCCGCCAACTCCGCCTCCGGCTTTCCGGCATCCTCCGCTTCCtcgccatcgtcgtcgtcctcctcctcgccacTGCCTCCTGGGGACGTGTCCCACCACTCGCCCTCGGAGGTGCTCCGCTCCTTCAAGGAGCTCCGCCACCTTCGCATCGAGCTCCCGGCGGGCGAGCTCGGCATGGACGACGGcgtgatgcttaagtggaaggcTGACTTCGGGTCCACACTGGGCAGCTGCGTCATCCTTGGAGCATCCTCGGCTTCGGCCTCGCCCTCCTCTGCTGGCTCAGCTAGCGCGAGCACTGCTCCCACTGTTGACAATGACCGCACCGAGCCTGATGAATGTGACGATTCAGGAAGCATCCCTGAGTCGTTCTACACAAACGGGGGGTTTAAGCTGCGGGTGGTTTGGACAATCAGCTCATTGATTGCGGCTGCCGCGAGGCATTACTTGCTGCAGCCGATCATTGCTGATCACCGGATGCTCGAGAGCTTGGACCTGACAGATGCTGATGGCCAGGGAGTGCTCACCATGGACAAGTGCCAACTGCAGGAGCTGAGGGTGAGGCCGGTATCAACATCTAGGGGCTCACACCGGACGCTCATGCCAGAGCTTAGCATGTGGCTGTGGTACGCACCATGTATTGAGCTGCCTGGGGGGTTGGTGCTGAATGGTGCAACGCTGGTGGCCATCAAACCAAGTGAGGAAGGAACAGGGGACACAGTTTGGAACGGGGCTGCTGGTGCAGCCTGGGTGTTGGATGCATTCGAGGAGCCATATAGGACAGCGGTGAGGATGCTTCTCAAGCAGAGGACCTACAGCCTTGAGATGAATTCATTCTAATCTATGGGGAGATGGCATTTTGGAAGCTTCAGATATGAGAGGTACACAATAGTTATCTGATTTTTGTTTGTAATTTCTGTTTGGTAGATCAAGTTTGAGTTCTCTTGCATAATTGTGAAATACTGAAATGATACAACCAGGTCACCTCGACACATTTTTGTTAACAGCATGAATCAAAATATCTTGGTTGAATTTGTGTGCCTATTTAACTTTAGCTTGTGTTGCATCTTAGAAGTACCCAAAATTCTGTTTTAGACTTTTAGTTCATTCCGGCGGAACAAGTTTTGGGCAGTCAGGATCAGTATTAGGTGGAAACCTGTGTCCTTTTTTTTGCCGAGCTGCGCACCCTGCACCCATGTTGATTCCAAGTGCTATTTGGTGTGTCCTAAAATTTTTTCCCACACATCAGCTGCTGTATGGCGGACTGAAGCTTATTGTAA
This genomic interval carries:
- the LOC136511595 gene encoding F-box protein At5g46170-like, encoding MSEDPAGSRRWRCDLGGDERWLSGAAGDDHFDRLPDALLLVIFNRIGDVKALGRCSLVSRRFHELVPLVDSVLVRVDCVIPDEPPSSSSSPSAPSSPTASVRARGVFSQIARIVLGGIVKPIQALGQILSPANSASGFPASSASSPSSSSSSSPLPPGDVSHHSPSEVLRSFKELRHLRIELPAGELGMDDGVMLKWKADFGSTLGSCVILGASSASASPSSAGSASASTAPTVDNDRTEPDECDDSGSIPESFYTNGGFKLRVVWTISSLIAAAARHYLLQPIIADHRMLESLDLTDADGQGVLTMDKCQLQELRVRPVSTSRGSHRTLMPELSMWLWYAPCIELPGGLVLNGATLVAIKPSEEGTGDTVWNGAAGAAWVLDAFEEPYRTAVRMLLKQRTYSLEMNSF